TACGTCGCGTCGCTATCGCGGACCCAGGTGTTCGACTCCGCAACGCGGAGCGGCCAGTCGCGCGTAATGACCTGCTTCAGGCAAACCGCGATCTTCATCGGACTCCGTGGGATCAGCCGTCGTACCGGCGTAGCAGCAGGCTGGCGTTGGTGCCGCCGAACCCGAACGAGTTGGACAGCGCGTAGGTGATCGGCATCTCGCGCCTGGCGTTCGCCACGTAGTCGAGGTCGCAGTCCGGGTCGGGATTCTCCAGATTGATAGTGGGGGGCGCCACCTGGTGGCGAACCGCGAGCGCGGTGATCCCGGCCTCCAGCCCGCCGGCCGCCCCCAGCAGGTGGCCGGTCATGGACTTGGTGGACGAAATCGCGAGTGACGACGCGTGTTCACCGAAGCAGCGCTTGATGGCCAGCGTCTCGATGCGATCGTTGTGAGGCGTGGACGTGCCGTGCGCGTTGACGTAGTCGACCACGTTCGGTTCGACCCCCGCGGAGCGCAGCGTATTCCGCATCACCCGGAACGCTCCGTCGCCGTTCTCGGCCGGAGCCGTCATGTGAAACGCATCGGCCGACATGCCGTAGCCGACCAGCTCGCAATAGATCGACGCATTGCGCGCGCGGGCGCGCTCCAGCTCCTCGAGAATCAGGACTCCCGAACCCTCGCCGATGATGAAGCCGTCGCGGTCCTTGTCGAACGGCCGGCAGGCGCGCTCCGGCTCGTCGTTGCGTGTCGAGAGGGCCCGCATGGCGGCGAACCCGCCCACTCCCATCGGCGTGATCGACGCCTCGGATCCCCCGGCGATCATCACGTCGGCGTCGCTCCGCCGGATCATCTCGTAGGCGTCGCCGATGGCATGGGCCGAGGCCGAACACGCGGTGCAGGTCGCCGAATTCGGTCCCTGCGCTCCGAACCGGATCGACACCTGCCCCGCCGCCAGATTGATGATGGCGGAGGGAATAAAGAAGGGTGAGATCTTCCGGGGCCCGCCCTCGAGCAGCGCGCGGTGTTCGCGCTCGATCGTGCTGAATCCGCCGATTCCGGACGCGATGAAGACGCCGACGTCCGGACCGAGGGGCTCCTCGGTGGACAGGCCGGCGTCCTGCACGGCGAACTCCGACGCCGCGATCGCGTACTGGATGAAGACGTCCATCTTGCGGACGTCCTTCCGCGTCAGGAACGCGAGCGGGTCGAAGCCGCGCACTTCGCCCCCGATCCGCGACGCGAAAGCGGAAGCGTCGAAGCTGGCGATGGTCCGGATGCCGGACCGCCCCTCCAGCAGAGCCTCCCAGTTCGCGTCGGTCCCGACGCCGAGCGACGACACGAGGCCGACGCCGGTGACCGCAACGCGCCTTGCCACAGGTAATGCTCCCGTCGGTGAACCGGCCGAACCTACCTGGAACCTGTGGCGTGGGACTCTATGTAGTCGACGGCCTCCTTCACGCGGGTAATCTTCTCCGCGTCCCCGTCGGGGATCTCGAGACCGAACTCCTCTTCAAACGCCATAACCAGTTCGACCGTATCGAGCGAGTCGGCGCCAAGGTCGTCGACGAAAGAGGCATCCGGCGTCACCTCTTCCTCGTCCACCCCCAACTGCTCCACGATGATGTTCTTGACCTTGTCAGCGACCGCCATGCTTTCCAGCCTCCCTACATGTACATCCCACCGTTGACCCCGATGACTTGCCCTGTAATATACGATGCTTCGTCCGAGGCAAGAAACCGGACGACACCTGCCACCTCCTCCGGCGACCCGAGCCGGCCCATCGGAATCCGCTCTCTCAGCGCCGCCTGCGCCCGCTCATCGAGCGCGGCGGTCATGTCGGTTTCGATCATTCCGGGCGCCACGACGTTGACGGTTATGCCCCGTGAGGCAACTTCCTGCGCCAGCGACTTCGTGAAGCCGATCAGTCCCGCCTTCGACGCCGCATAGTTCGCCTGACCCGGGTTTCCCGACTGGCCGACGACCGAAGCAATGTTGATGATCCGGCCCGAGCGCTGCTTCAGCATCGGCCGGAGCACCGCCTGACACGACTGGTAGGCGGCCGTCAGATTGGTCGCCACCACGGCATTCCACTCCTCGGCCTTCATCCGCATCAACAACTGATCCCGCACGATGCCGGCGTTGTTCACGAGGACATCCACGCGTCCGAAGCGGTCGAGCGCGGTCCTGGCGGCAGCCCCGATCGACGCTGGGTCCGTCACGTCCAGCGTGATCGCCACCGCGACGCCGCCCGCTTCCTCGATCTGCCGCTGCACGGCGCCGGCGTGGTCCGCCCTCGCACCCGCCACCACCGTCGCGCCCGCCGACGCCAGGTGAAGGGCAATGGCCCGTCCGATCCCCCGCGAGGCGCCAGTGACGAGCGCCACGCGGCCGGCGAGATCGCTCATCCGACCGCCCCTACCCGACCGCCGGCCAGGGCCGCTTCAGCCTTCTCGAGGCTACTCGGATCCTGCACGTTCGCGACGGTCAGCGACCGGTCGATCTTCCGGGCCAGACCGCTCAACACCCGTCCGGGACCCACCTCGATCAGCGTCGTGACCCCCTCGGCCGCCAGCCGTTCCACGACCGACGTCCACTGCACCGGCGCACTCACCTGCCGCACCAGGGCCTCTATCGAGTCGGGAGCGCTTCGCTTCGGTTCAGCATCAACGTTCGCCACTACCGGCACGGACGGAGTCGCCGACACCAGCGCGCGCAGCTCGGGCGCCAACCGCGCTTCGGCCGGCTGCATCAGCTCGCAATGGAACGGCGCGCTGACCGGCAACGGCATCACGCGGCGTGCGCCCAACTCTCTCGCGCGCGCCCCGGCCCGCGCGACCGCCGCTGCCGTGCCCGCGATCGTCACCTGTCCCGGGGCGTTCCAGTTGGCGGCACTGACCACCTCGCCGTCCGCCGTCTCGCGGCAGGCCTGCTCGACCCCGTCGCGGCCAAGCCCGATCACCGCCGCCATCGCTCCCTCGCCCACCGGGACCGCGGCCTGCATGTACTCGCCGCGGCGGCGGACGATGCGCAGGGCGTCGGCAAACCCGATGGTGCCGGCCGCGACGTGGGCCGAGTATTCCCCCAAGCTGTGCCCCGCCAGAAACGCCGGCTCGTGCCCCCGGTTCCGGAGCAGACGATCGACGGCAACGCTCATGGCGAGAATCGCCGGCTGCGTGTTGGCGGTCAATGTGAGCTGCTCCTCCGGACCGTTGAAGCAGAGGCGGCTGATCGGCTCGCCGAGCGCCCCGTCCGCTTCCGCGAACGTCTCCCGGCAGACGTCGAACGTCTCGGCCAGTTCCCTGCCCATTCCGACCTGCTGCGAGCCCTGCCCCGGAAAGACAAAGGCAATCACGATGCACGCCCCGGGGCGCTGGGCGCCAACGCCTGCATCCGTGCGCCGATGGTATGAACCAGGTCCTGTCGGACGAATCGGTGAGTCAGGGCGAGCGCGTTGCGGACCGCCTTGACCGATGAACGCCCGTGACCCACCATGGCGAGGCGCGCCAGGCCCAGAAGCGGCGCGCCGCCGTACTCCGAATAGTCGACCCGGCGGCGAAAACGGCGGAACGCGCGGCGCGACAGCAGGTAGCCGAGCGACGTTGTGAACGTTCGCCGCAATTCGTCGTGCAACAGCGTCTCCACCATCTCGACCAGTCCTTCGCTCACCTTCAGCGCGATGTTCCCGGTGAAGCCATCGCAGACGATGACGTCCGCCGTGCCCGCATACAGGTCGCGTGCCTCCACGTTCCCGATGAAATGCAAACCGCTCTCCTGCAACCGGCGGTGGGCGTGGCGGGTCAGGTCATTTCCTTTCGTCGCCTCTTCACCGATGGACAGCAGGCCCACCCGCGGTTTCTCGATTCCGAGCACCGCCTGCGAGAAAACGGTTCCCATCGAAGCGAACTGCACCAGGTGCTGCGCCCGGCCCTCGACGGTGGCGCCGACATCAAGCAGCACCGCATCGCCGTGGCGCGTCGGGATCCGAACCGCGAGGGCGGGTCGGTCCACACCGGGAAGCATGCCGAAGGCGGCGTGGGCCGCGACGAGCGTTGCCCCCGTGTTGCCCGCGCTGAAGAATGCCGCGGCCTCTCCGCGCGCCACCGCGTCAGCCGCCACCCGGACCGAGGCGCCCGGCTTGCGCCGTAGCGCCGCGGGTCCCTCGTCCATCCCAATCACGTCCGGAGCCGGCTCCACCCGCACGTCGATCGCGTTCGCCTCGGGATGGCGGCGCAACTCGTCCTCGATCACGCGCCGGGGGCCGACGAGGGTAAGTCCGAATCCGAGATGGCGCGCCGCAACGAGGGCTCCGGCCACCACGTTTCGCGGTCCGTGATCCCCCCCCACCGCATCAACGGCAATGCGCATCCTGTCCGCGCGCGTCCTGCCGGGAGGACTACGACTCCTTTACGGAACGCACCTGGCGGTCCCCGTAATAGCCGCAGTGCGGACAGACGCGATGCGGCAGCTGCAACTCGTGACATTGCGGGCAGCGCTTCAACTGAACTGGCGGGAGCGCGTCGTGCGCCCGGCGCTTGGCCGTGCGCGTCTTGGAATGCCGTCGTTTCGGATTCGCCATGGGAATCAGGCCTTCTTCATCAGTGCGGCCCGGGCCGGCGTCGGCCGAAGCGTCCGGAGCCGGTCGAACCGCGGGTCATGCCACGACGCAACGCAATCGCACGTCGTCTCGTTCCGGTTTACGCCGCAGACGGGGCAGAGGCCGCGGCAGTCGTCGTTGCAGAGTGGCTTCATCGGCGACGCCAGCCGGAGCTGCTCGCGCACCAGGTCTCCCAGGTGGATCTGGTCGTCGCGGTAGTACGCGATGGACAGGTCGTCATCCGAGATCTCGTGTTCTCCGTCGCCCGTGTTCGCGCGCTGCGGATGGTAGCGAACGTCAATGTCGAGGACGGTCGGGACTTGGAACGGCTTCAGGCACCGGCTGCAACTCCGCTCGACCGTTGTCCGGAGCGGCCCCGAGAGCCGGTAACGATCACCATCCTTCAGGATCAGCAACTCGAGCACGACGGGAGCCGCCACGGTGTACTCATCCCGCTCGCCCTCCGCGCCAGCGAACGAAGACGCCGGAAAGGACCGCTCCAGCGGTTCGATCTGGCCGCGCACGTCGCGGAGATCGAACTGCTCGGATACCTCCGGCGCCTTGCCGGCAGCCCGCGCATCGTGAAGCATGGTCAACGTTCCGGCTGAAGATAGAACCGCCAATTCTACCACCTCGGAAGCCCCGACCTCCAACGGCGCCGGCTGACGGCGGCCGGAACCCGCGGGATCAGGTGTCCCAGCCGACGCCCCCCCAGGGGCGCGGGACGAAGAGAGACTCGAACAGCCGCACCGCGTAGCGGTCGGTCATCCCGGCCAGAAAGTCCTTCGCGGCTACGTCGACCCCCTCGCGCTCTACCGTGCGGGGATCGAGGAACCGGTCCGGGGCCTCCCGCACCTTCCCCCACAGACCGGCCAGGATGTCGTGCGCCTTCCGGAGTTCACCGGCGGCGGCGGCGTTCTCGTAGACCGCGCCGTGGAGAAACGTGCGCATATCGACCGTCGCCTGCAGCATCGTCCGGCTCATGGACACTTCCGGCGCGCCGGACTCGAGTCGCTCCTGCGTGCGGCGCACGACGTCGGTCACCATGCGGCCGATCCGCTCCGACGATCTGCCGCCCAGCACGCGAATCGGTTCGGCCGGCAGGCCCTGGGGCTGCAGCAGTCCGGCCCGCACCGCGTCGTCGATGTCGTGGTTGACATAGGCAATGATGTCGGCGACCCGGGCCACCTGGCCCTCCAGGGTGGACGCGCGCTGGTCCGGCGCGGCCCCGACCGGCAAGCCGTCCTTTCCCTTCGAGTGCCGTGCAATGCCGTCCCGCACCTCCCAGGTGAGGTTGAGTCCCTCGCCGTCGTGCTCTATCACGTCGACCACGCGGAGACTCTGCTCGTAGTGGTTGAAGCCCCCCGGGCAAAGCGCCTTCAGCACCCGCTCGCCGGTGTGGCCAAACGGCGTGTGGCCCAGGTCATGCCCGAGCGCAATCGCCTCGGTCAACTCCTCGTTCAAACGAAGCGCCTTGGCGATGGTTCGCGCGATCTGCGACACCTCGAGCGTATGCGTCAACCGCGTCCGGTAGTGGTCGCCCGCCGGAGCGAAGAACACCTGCGTCTTGTGCTTCAACCGGCGGAACGCCTTCGAGTGGATGATCCGGTCGCGGTCCCGCTGAAACGCCGGACGCACTGGATCTTCGGGCTCCGGGCGCAGCCTGCCGCGCGTCCGGCTACTGAACGAGGCGGCCGGGCAGAGCGTCGCCGCCTCCCGCATCTCGAGACTGGTCCGGAGCGACGACTCCTGCGCCGTAGTCATGCGCTGGCGCGCCCTTCCAAGCTCCCGCGCATCGTCAGCGTCATCTCGGGGCGGTCGACCTGCGCCAGCGCCTCCTCGAGCGCCTCCGGGCGGTCTCCGGGATGCGCCAGCCAGTGCACGTTCGGCTCCTTCCGGAACCAGATGAGCTGCCGGCGGGCGTACCTCCGGTTCTCCTGCGTAATCAGCGCGCGAGTGGCCGCCTCGTCGCGCACCCCATTGAGATGCTCCAGGGCCTGGCGATACACGAGACCGGTGAACGGATGCGCCGACGGGGGCAGGCCCGAGGCAAGCATCGAGCGGATCTCGTCGAGCAAACCGCCATCGAACTGACGGTCGACCCGCTCCGAAACACGGCGCGCCGTCTCCGCCGGAGGAAGCCGCAGGCCGAACGTCATCAGATCGTACTCCGACAGCGGCCGGCGGGTCGCGGCGAAATGCTCGGTGAGCGGGCGGCCCGTCAGGAAGTACACCTCCAGGGCCCGGATCAACCGCTTCCGGTCGTGGAGCTGAATCCGTTGGCCCGCAGCGGGATCGACGCGGGCAACCATGCGGTGTAGCCAGGCGTCGCCCCGCCGCTCCGCGACCCCGTTGAGCCGGCAGCGCACCGCTTCGTTCCGGCCCGGGCCGTCGAACAGGCCGCGCGTCAGGGCGCGGAAGTACAGGCCCGTGCCGCCGGCGAGGATCGGCATTCGCCCGCGGCCCGTGATAGCGCGAATTGCGGCGGAAGCCTCGCGAACGTAGCGGGCGGCGGAATAGCGCTCGGTCGGATCCGCGACATCGATGAGATGGTGCGGGACGCCCCCGCGCGATGCGAGGGGCGGCTTGTCGGTGCCTATGTCGAACCCGCGATAGACGGCCGTCGAATCGCAACTCACCACCTCGCCGCCCAGCCGTGCCGCGAGCGCGACCGCGAGCGCACTCTTGCCGGTGGCGGTCGGACCGACGATGGCGATCAGACGGGGACGGTGCGATGCACCGGTCATGACCACCGGTACAGGATCCAGACGACCATTCCCGCCAACAGCAGCACCAGGCCAATCAACTGCCTGTTCGTCGGAAGAGGCATGAAGCTCATGAGTTGCTCCAGGCGGTCAGACCGGCGGTGATTCGTTGAAGTAGAAGGTGACGGTGAAGAAGCAGGAGTCGCCCGGATAGTCGTCCGGAAGCGGTTGCGTCGGGTTGGAAGTTGCCAGGGCGTTGTACGCGGAATTGGTGAACGCGTCGATCCCGGCCGGCTTCACCAGCGTGAGGTCGGTCATCGATCCGTTGCGCTGGATGTGAAAAGTCAGGACGACGTTGCCATGCAGCGACCGCGACATGATCGCGTAGGGCACGAACCAGTTCCGGCGGACCTGGGCAATGAACCGGCGGATCCACGGTCCAAAGTCGGCGCCGCGCGAGTCGAACTGAATCTCCGGGCCGAACCGGCCCGTATCGCCGCGGCGGTTGGCGAAGCTCTCACGCAGCCCGTAGCGATCGAGGTTGCGCATGGCGCGCCCCACAAGGCCGTCCTGTGGACGCCTCATCCTCGGATCCAACGGATCCGGATCGTTGGGCTGCTCGGCGCGGCGCGATCCCGGCAACAGCAGGGCGCCTTCCGCCAGCAGAGCTTCTATATCGCGATCCGGCGTTTCGGCGTCCTCGCCATCGATCTCCGTGTCTTCCGCGTCCGCGAGCTCCTCCTCCGCCTCCAACGGTTCCTCCACCAGCTCTTCCACCGGAGCGTCGGCCGTTCCATCACTCCCCGCCGTCGCGTCGGCCGTTTCGGCGTCTTCCACCGGGTCGTCGATCGGCTCCGCCGCCTCGGCCGCCGACACGGTTTCCGGCGGATCGGCATCCGAAGGAGTCTCTGCTTCAGTCAGCACGCCGCGCGGGTCGGGGTTGATTCCCGGCTGCGGATCCTCGGAGAGAACGAAGTTCGAGGAGTTCCCCTCCGCGTTCGGCAAGGGGTTCAGCGGATCGTCCGAGGCGGTCGGCGATTGCGCAACGCGATCCCGGTCGGACAGTGGCGCATCGGGACGCAACGGTTCTTCCGGTTCAATCTCCACGAGGGGCTGGATGAAGACGAACGTGCGGTCGGGAGGAGCGGCGAGCGCAAGGGCCATCGCCTCCGCTTCCGCCTGGGCCTGGGCCTGCTGTGCGGCCAGTTCGGCGAGGCGCGCCTCGCGCGCCGCCTCGAGTTCGCGAACCCACTCCATCTGCGGGACAAAAACCATGAGGCCGAGAACGAAGAGATGAATGAAGAGCGAAAGCAGCGACTGCTCTCGCCACGACATTGCCGGATCAAGTCCCGGCGTGTCGGCGTAGCGGCCCTCGAAGTCGAAAATCATGGTGCGTCCGGACCCGCCCGACCGTCAATCGATTATAGCCCTCCCCGTGGAGGGCCGCACCGCGGTGTAGAGATAGACGATTCCGAAATGCAGCGGGCGAGCCGCAACCTCTTCGAATCCCGACGCCCGCAGCAGCCCGAGAAACGCGTCGCCACTCGGGAACTGGCCCACCGACGCCGGCAGGTAGGCGTAGGCGCTGTCGTGACGGGAAACGAGGCGCCCGAGGGCCGGCAGGACGGAGCGGAAGTACCAGGCATAGAGGGCGCGGAGACCCGGGACCGTGGGCATGCCGAACTCCAGAACCGCGATCCGCCCTCCCGGCCGGACGACCCGGTGCAGTTCGGCCAGTGCTCGGTACGGATCCTCGACGTTGCGGATACCGAAGGCGACCGTGGCGGCGTCGGTCGATCCATCCGGCATCGGCAACCGGGTCGCATCGCTGCGAACGAGCTGCACGCGCCCGCCCAGCCCCCGCTGCGCCAACTTCGTCCGGCCGCGCGCCAGCATCGCCCCGGCGAAGTCGATCCCGACGACTCGAGAGGCCCGGGATCCATCCGGCGCGCCCAGGGCCAACTCGATCGCAAGGTCGGCGGTACCCGTGCACGCGTCGATGACCGTCTCGTTTCCCGTCAGCGCCAGCTCCCGGACCGCCAGCTTGCGCCAGCGCCGGTCGAACCCGGCGCTCAGGACATGGTTCAGCAGATCGTAACGGCCGGCGATGGCATCGAACATGCCGGCGATCTGCCCGGCCGACTTGTCGAGCGCGGGACCGGCGGCCGACCTGTCCGTGGCGCCGTCAATCATCCGGTCCAGGCGGGATAGAGCTGATGCTCGATGTCCAGCGCGGAGAGGATCTTCCCCGCCATGAAATCCGCGAGGTCGTCCAGCGTGCGCGGCTGCTGATAAAACGCCGGCATCGCCGGCAGCAGGTGCGCGCCCGCCTCGGCGCACGCCACCAGGTTGCGCAGTTGCGGCAGGCTCATCGGCGTCTCGCGCGGCACGATCACCAGCCGGCGGCGTTCCTTCAGCATGACGTCGGCGGCGCGTTCGATCAGGTTGCGGGACAGCCCGTGCGCGACTCCGGCCAGTGTCTTCATCGAACACGGCACGATCACCATCCCGTCGCACCGGTGACTGCCGCTGGCGATCGAGGCGCCGGCGTCCCGGTTGCGATGGACGGCGAACGCGGGACCCGCGGGCGGCGAGACGCCGTAGCGCGAGGCCAGATAGACGGGCAACCCCTCAACGGTGACGTCAGGACCCAGTTCGTCGTGCAGCAGGCGATGTCCGTACTCCGACACCACCAGGTCGACCTCCGCGCCGGCGTCGATCAGGGCGGCAAGGGTCCGGACGGCGTAGAGCGCCCCGCTCGCGCCCGTGACGCCTACCACCACGCGCATCGGCCTGTCAGGCATGCGTCATCTACCGGACATGCAGCGCCGCCGCTGTCGCGATGAGGTAAAGGATACCGACGTAGCCGTTCAGCTCGAACGCCTGCTTCACCCGCGACAGATCCGAGGCGCTGACGAGTGACTGCTCGTACGCGAGCAGTAGCGCTACCGCCGTCACCCCCAACACGTAGATCGGCCCGAGCGGCATCAGCCAGGCGAGCGAAGCCAGCGCCGCCACCGTCACCAGGTGGAACAGGCGCGACAGGTGAAGCGCACGCTCGACGCCGAAGCGCACGGGAATCGAACGGAGTCCCTGCCGCCGATCGAAATCGAGGTCCTCGCAGGCGTAGATCACGTCGAAACCGGCCACCCACGCGCCGGTCGCCAGCGCCAGCAGCCAGGGCGGCGAGGCGAAGAACTGCCCTCCCGCCGCAAGCCACCCGCCGACCGGTGCGATCGCCAGGGCCAGGCCGAGAAAGAGCTGGGTATACGTGGTGTAGCGCTTCGCGAGGGAGTACCAGAAGACAATCAGGAGCGCGAGCGGCGAGAGCGCGAAACACAGCATGCCGAGCGGCCATGTCGAGGCGATGAACGCCGCCGACGCCACCACGACAATCGCCGCCGCCTCGATGCGGGATACGCGCCCGCGCGGAATCTCGCGGCCCGCCGTCCGCGGATTAAGGGCGTCGAAACGGGCATCGACCAACCGGTTGAACGCCATCGCGGCGGTCCTGGCCGTGAACATCGCCACGACGATCCAGCCGGCGCGCCGCCACGTCAGCTCGGCCACCTGACTCGCCAGCAGAGCGCCGGTCAGCGCGAACGGCAACGCGAACACGGTGTGGCTGAAGCGGACGAACGATCCGTAGGTGAGGAGTCGCGTCAGCATCGGTGCGCCTCGACCCAGGCTATCTGCTCCGGCTCGATCCCGCCCACCAGGTATTGTTCCACATCGTCCAGGGAACCGGGCAGAGCGACCGCCACGAGGGCTGCGCGCCGGCCCGGCGCGATGGCCCCCAGGGTCTCTCCCCGCCCGAGGGCGGCCGCGCCGTGGAGCGTTGCGCTCCGGAGCAGGCGCGATGCCGGGACCGCCGGCGCCAGTCGATGCAGCGCAGCCAGTTCGGAAAAGAGGTTGAGGTCGGGCGCGCTTGCGAGACTGTCGGTTCCGACCGCGACCCGGACACCGGAAGCGTAGAAGTCGGCGACCGGCGGCTCGCCGGCCCCGGTCCACCGGTTGCTCCGCGGGCAGGTGACCAGCGTCGTCCCCGCCGCCGCGAGCCGCTTCAGATCGTCCGGACGAAGCTGCACGCCATGCACGACCAGCGTGTCGTCGCGCAACCATCCGAGCATCTCGAGATAGTCGACGGGACCCGTTCCCGGCGGCTCCCACGCCGCGTTCCAGCGGCCGCGCCACTGAAGGAACTCGCGCCACGGCCCGTGGCCGTCGCGCAGGAAGTCGATCTCCTCCCGTGATTCGGCCAGATGCACCGTGCGCGGGCCGGGGAGTCGAGCCACCAGGGCCCGGAAGAGCGCCGGCGAAACCGAATACGGAGCATGCGCCGCGCCGCGCAGTATCAGACGGTCGCCGCCGGCGCCCGCCGCACGCCCGGCAATCTCGTCGGCCAGACGACCGGCCCTCGCCTCCGCTTCTTCCGGTCCCACCTCGAAGCCCAGACACTCCTGGAAGAGCACCGCGTCGACCCGTCCCGACGCGAGCCCGGGCAGCGCCGCCTGCGTGTTGCCGATATCGCCCACGAGGACGGTGCCGCAGGCGTGCAATTGCGCCACGGCGTCGGGTATCGCTTCCGCGGGCAGGCCGCCATCGGCGTCGACCCGTTGAACGAGGGCGCGCGCCCAGGCCGGCATCGAGTCCGCCGGCGGGGAAGCGTCGTCAAGTCCCGACAGCTCCAGGTGGGTGTGCGCGTTCACCAGCCCGGGCAGCAGGGCGACGTCGCCCAGGTCGATCTCCTCGGCCAGCGGATCGGCGGGGTGAACGGCGGCCGCCCCCCCGACGGCGTGGACTGCGTCGCCGAAGACGTCCACCCAGCCGTCCCGGACCGGCGGCGCGACGATTGGCAGGATCCAGCGGGCGCGGTAGCGGACCTTCCGCCCCGCGCTCATGGAGCGCCGGCTCGCTGCTGCTTGCC
This genomic interval from Acidobacteriota bacterium contains the following:
- a CDS encoding amidohydrolase family protein — translated: MSAGRKVRYRARWILPIVAPPVRDGWVDVFGDAVHAVGGAAAVHPADPLAEEIDLGDVALLPGLVNAHTHLELSGLDDASPPADSMPAWARALVQRVDADGGLPAEAIPDAVAQLHACGTVLVGDIGNTQAALPGLASGRVDAVLFQECLGFEVGPEEAEARAGRLADEIAGRAAGAGGDRLILRGAAHAPYSVSPALFRALVARLPGPRTVHLAESREEIDFLRDGHGPWREFLQWRGRWNAAWEPPGTGPVDYLEMLGWLRDDTLVVHGVQLRPDDLKRLAAAGTTLVTCPRSNRWTGAGEPPVADFYASGVRVAVGTDSLASAPDLNLFSELAALHRLAPAVPASRLLRSATLHGAAALGRGETLGAIAPGRRAALVAVALPGSLDDVEQYLVGGIEPEQIAWVEAHRC
- a CDS encoding 4-hydroxybenzoate octaprenyltransferase is translated as MLTRLLTYGSFVRFSHTVFALPFALTGALLASQVAELTWRRAGWIVVAMFTARTAAMAFNRLVDARFDALNPRTAGREIPRGRVSRIEAAAIVVVASAAFIASTWPLGMLCFALSPLALLIVFWYSLAKRYTTYTQLFLGLALAIAPVGGWLAAGGQFFASPPWLLALATGAWVAGFDVIYACEDLDFDRRQGLRSIPVRFGVERALHLSRLFHLVTVAALASLAWLMPLGPIYVLGVTAVALLLAYEQSLVSASDLSRVKQAFELNGYVGILYLIATAAALHVR